The window AAATCTTGTCTGTCAAGAAGTTAGAATACCTTTCATTCACAAACACCCTTGGGTTTTTCCATTAAGGCCCTGTTTAGTGAGGAGTGGGAGGTGGGAACAAACTCACATGTTGGGTGGGATAACATGGATAAGTGAAGTATAGTTCATGTTCATTACCATCTTTTTTGTGGTtgagaatagagagagagagaacaagggATTTACATAGCTCTACTTTTTTCTCTCTAAAGTATCTTCAACAGCAAGGGTGTTAGGTCGAACGCTTTGCTCTTAAATAGAGCCCTTCGAAGACAACACGTTCAGTTGGTTGGAGCCGGCAGTGCAGGCCCCTAGGAAATCATGGGTTTAATTTTTCTGTCTTCACCTTGTGCCATAAGgcaccccttctctctcccctccaacccaccccccccccttccccatCCCAATCCCCAACCCCATCagctccctccctctctcttgtAGTTGTAGTTGTAGTTGAAGTCCCATTGGACGGCTAAAAAACAAAGAACCCTCCAATTCTCCCCCAGTGGGTTTTAGCCAAAATTGTTCATTTTGTGAGATTGAAGAGGGTTGGAGTGATCGCAGGAGGAAATGGATAGAAGGAATCGCTGGAAACAaggttgttgctgctgctatgGTTGCTGGAGTTGTCTGCTATTATTGACTGCCTGAGACCTCCCTGCCTCATCTTCTTTACTGTGCACATATTGTCTCCTACTACTGTTATTGCTCCATGGTTTGTGACAGTTGCTTACTTTCCCTCATCTTCCCCTCACGGGGGGTGGAGAAAATAGAGCACCGACAAGAATTTCCTATTTAGGTGGCCTTGacattgatatatatatatatatatatatagttgcgTCTCTCTTACATTTCTTATTTGTTCATTATGTTATCTTACTATGTGTCCATTGTTAGGAACTTCCTTTTTTTAACCTTTGACAGATTACAGAATCCACGGAATTTTGCCACCAGAAAAGAGGGAAGACACCCTCTCCATGCTTCAGGCTGGCTAATCTGAACTAGGTTCAAATTGGGTTAACTTTTGTTGCTCAGTTCATTTTTCTGACTCGGACAAATAATTACTGCCATTCTAGCTAAGAATGAACTCAAGTGGATTGCAAGGAGAGGGATTAAGATTGTTGAGCTTTAAGAACTTAGTCACTGTGTATAATTGTTGAGCACTCTCAATCATAATTAAGAAAACAAACCTACTTACCGTTTCTACTGCTAGCCTAGCAAGGGTGAGATCCTTGAGATCTAAACTGCTGATCCTCCGCTGACATAGAAACTATGCGTTCTGGTACTGTGCTTTCACTGCAGGATTCAATCTTGTCTTTAAGAGGCAGCTCAAGTGGAAGTGCTCCATGGAGCGTGTGGTCTTCACAGTGCATGGGAAAAGCATGACGTAAACAACCCCACCTCCCCCCTACAGGTTGTCCAGTGCTCATGATGGAAGGAAAATATATGGATTGTGAAGAACCAATTTATACATTACTAGGTAATAAGGTAAGAGAACAACAGTTCTgcttagtcaatggatcagcAAGTTTGTTGTTTTGGTTCAGATGATGGATGGTATACAAGGCAGCCTCACTAAGTGGCTGATTCAACAAAGCTCAACTATTGTGTTACTTCCATCTCTGTCTTTAGTTACTCTGCCAATCCTCACCAAGCTGGGGTTTGCATAGCAAGCCAtcctttttcaaaattttcagagAATTTCCACTTTTGTTGTTATGATTTAGATGATGATATACAACTCAGCCTCACTAAATGGCTGATTCAACAAAGCTCATCTGTTGGCTTCCTTCCATCTATGTCTTTAATTGCTCTGCCAATCCTCACCAAGCCATCCTGTTTCAAATTTTCAGAGAATTCCCACTTTGTGTGTGATGGCAAATTCCATTCAATTGACATAACAAAGCACATTTGAGAATATGAGGTTCAGTTGATTATCAGGACTATCACTCAGTCAAGTAGTTGAGACTCAGCATTCAAGAGTTCTTCATCTTCCCGCCCTTCTGAAAAGGGCCGAGATAAGCCTGTTTGCCTTGGTATCATTTGTGCAACCCAGTGCTCGGTTCCCATCCTTCTAACAACTAATCACTTCCCACCACTTCACTTCCAGGACGTTCAATTAAGTGGACAATTTATGAACCCCATATGGTAAGTAAGCAGTGTCTAGACATGAAACATTCTCTTGGTGAGGTTGATGGCAAGGTTCTCCGAATTCATTTACTGGAGAACCCACATATGTAAAGGCTGAAGTTCCCTTGgcacccaagctcctccaagcAACTGATCTTTCTTGAAACATGAAGTGAAAGACCTACATTCCTATATGAGCTAGAAGGATCGAGCTAATACACAGGTGCTTGAGATAGCAGTCTGTACTCATGATTACCATCCATCTAGTCTCATATGAGCTAAAATCATATGGTTAACCCCATTAATGTTTGCATTCAGGTGTAAAATCTATTTCAGTCGAGCTTAAACATGGAAACTTCCTTGGCTCTCCTTACCCTCTCTGGAATGTCCCGTTTATTCCTCACAAGCATATACATTTGAGAGGAACAAATAGATACCAGAGATAAAAAGACTGCAACCTATTAATCTCAATGGTAGTCACAGCAAGTTAAACATTCATACTGCAAATTTCAGGCTCTTTTTTACCACAAATGAGAGGAGAGCAGATCTGAGATAATTCTACTCCGGGGTAGCTTAAGCTTCTAGGTAACTGACCTTTTCTCATACTTAATGCAGAGCAACAAGACCTATAACCCATCCTAGGAGGTTCAGAGGTTGGATATCAAGATGCCTAAGATATCCAAATACACAACAGAAGGAACTTTCTTTGAATGCTATTCATATGCTGCCAGTCAAGATGGCAAACATGCAGCTATCTGTAACCAAGATGGTCTAGTTGGTGGTTGCTCAGCTCCAGCCATTTTTCCACTCTTGGCTGGCTGTTTGCCTCAATCAAACTTAAACCCGGTATCTTCCTTATCCCTCCTTCCTCCATCTTCCTCCTTATATTCTCCACCAGGTTCCATTTACCCTTTGAAGCATATATATTTGAAAGAAGCACATAGTCTCCGCAGTGATCTGACTGCAGCTTGAATAGATTCTCAATGGCAGTCTCAGCCAAAATGACATTTGAATGCAATCTGCAAGCACTGAGAAGGGCCCTCCAAACTATTGCATTTGGCTGAATTTCCATTGAAAGGATGAAAGCATGTGCCTCCTTGAGCCGGCCTGCTCGTCCAAAGAGGTCTATCATGCATCCATAGTGTTCGATTTTTGGAGCAATGCAGTACTTATTTCTCATGGTTTCAAAGTAGTAAACTCCTTGATCAACCAGACCTGCATGGCTACAAGCACTCAGAACACCTAAAAAGGTGATTCCATCGGGCTTCTGACcagaatctaacattagcaagAAGAGGTCAAGTGCTTCCCTTGAGTGTCCATGCATGGCTAGCCCTACAATCATGGATGTCCAGGCCATGACGTCCCGTTTTGACATCTTATTAAAGACTTCTCTCGCCTCATTGATACACCCACATTTTGAATACATATCAACCAAGGCAGTGTCCAACATTTGATTTGAATTGAAGCTCTTCTCTTGAGCATATAGGTGAATCCTCTTTCCAATATCTAGTGCCCCTACATTAGCACAAGCTCGCAGTGTACTTACCAATGTGGTCTCATCTGGGTCCAAGCTGCTCACTTCCAGTTTCTGAAACAGTTCTAGAGCTTCACTGGAACGGCTATTGAAGACGTAACCTCCTATAAGTGCGTTCCAAACGCCAATGTCTTTCCTCTGCATGTCCTTGAAAATCTTCTTAGCCATGTCAATCTGCTTACATTTTGCATACATGTCTATAAGAGCAGTCCCGACATTGATATTTGATTCGAAGTCAGATGGGTTTTCAGCTACATAAGCATGAATCCATCTCCCAAGCTCAAGGTCCTTGTTCTGTGCACAAGCAGAGATCACGCCTACCATGGTCACATAATCGGGTCTGATACCCTCCCCCCACATCCATTTAAACATTCTCAACCCACCATTGGGCAGTCCATTCTGTACATAACCTGAAATCATGGCATTCCAAGTAACAATATTTCGACTACCCATTTCCTCAAACACCTTCTCAGCAGAGCCCAGGTCGGCACAAGAAGAGTAAAGATGAATGGCAGTGTTGGCAACAAAGAGATGTGACGCATGACTGCTTTTCATGGCAAGACTGTGGACAGCTCTCCCAGTCTCGAGCATGTGAGACCGAGCACAAGCCTTGAAGACAAAAGCATAAGTGAAGCTCTCCAATGGAATAGAATGCCGAAACATTTGTAAGAAAACAAGGAGAGCACGGTGAGGGGTTTGGCTGATGGCGAAGCCTCTGATGATAGTGTTCCATGTAAACTGGTTTGGGTGTTGGGCTTGAGTAAATATAAGCATGGAATGGGTCAGGCCATTGTTTTGTTGGAATTTGATGGCCGAGGCTTCCACAAGCTTTCCAATCAAGAACTGATTGTGTTGGAATCCTAAGGTTGTGATGTGGGCATGCACTTGGTTCAGTTGCCTGAAAGTAGAGCATCGatctaaaagaaagagaagttcCTGGGCTTTCTGGGTGCGGTGATCAAAGTCTGCGCTGGAGGGGAAAGGTCTGAAAGTGGAGTTTGAAGATGTGAGTTTGAAGCAAGTTTGGGTCAGAGAACGCCGGCTGAAAATTGAATACATTCCATATACAGATTATAGACAGTACAGTGCAGTAGTCGCAGTCCTCGTAAGAGGCGAGGCCGCAAGAGCAAGGGCAAGACCCTAATAGACTTTCTAGAAAAATTGGAAGCATGCTGAACTTGGTCCATCCCTTGACTTCGACTTTCGAAGACCTCTGTAGCTGGAGGTGTCCGGCCTTTGGCTGACTAATTCCTTCAGGTCTCAGTGC is drawn from Telopea speciosissima isolate NSW1024214 ecotype Mountain lineage chromosome 1, Tspe_v1, whole genome shotgun sequence and contains these coding sequences:
- the LOC122660675 gene encoding pentatricopeptide repeat-containing protein At2g29760, chloroplastic-like produces the protein MLIFTQAQHPNQFTWNTIIRGFAISQTPHRALLVFLQMFRHSIPLESFTYAFVFKACARSHMLETGRAVHSLAMKSSHASHLFVANTAIHLYSSCADLGSAEKVFEEMGSRNIVTWNAMISGYVQNGLPNGGLRMFKWMWGEGIRPDYVTMVGVISACAQNKDLELGRWIHAYVAENPSDFESNINVGTALIDMYAKCKQIDMAKKIFKDMQRKDIGVWNALIGGYVFNSRSSEALELFQKLEVSSLDPDETTLVSTLRACANVGALDIGKRIHLYAQEKSFNSNQMLDTALVDMYSKCGCINEAREVFNKMSKRDVMAWTSMIVGLAMHGHSREALDLFLLMLDSGQKPDGITFLGVLSACSHAGLVDQGVYYFETMRNKYCIAPKIEHYGCMIDLFGRAGRLKEAHAFILSMEIQPNAIVWRALLSACRLHSNVILAETAIENLFKLQSDHCGDYVLLSNIYASKGKWNLVENIRRKMEEGGIRKIPGLSLIEANSQPRVEKWLELSNHQLDHLGYR